In the genome of Patescibacteria group bacterium, one region contains:
- a CDS encoding Clp protease N-terminal domain-containing protein, with the protein MKNIENRDFTPRAQQAIANASKEARRLGHNFVGGGHILLGIIKLGPESTAARVLASSGITQTVVSKIESALSESLFSEKLNSDHDIPLTPRVYRILSFAKQEADRLGASFAGTEHLLLGLLGERENQAAEALCPFYPTLEDLRRQVIACSTI; encoded by the coding sequence ATGAAAAACATCGAGAACCGGGACTTTACACCGCGTGCCCAACAGGCTATTGCAAACGCTTCAAAGGAGGCTCGTCGGCTCGGGCACAACTTTGTTGGTGGCGGGCATATCCTACTTGGGATTATCAAGCTTGGCCCAGAGTCCACTGCTGCCAGAGTGTTAGCCTCTTCAGGAATAACTCAAACCGTTGTGAGCAAAATTGAGTCAGCCTTGAGTGAGTCTCTCTTTTCAGAAAAGTTAAATTCTGACCACGATATACCGCTGACACCGCGGGTCTATAGAATTTTAAGCTTTGCAAAACAGGAGGCTGACCGACTCGGCGCATCTTTCGCCGGGACGGAACATTTACTCCTAGGACTTTTGGGCGAGCGCGAAAATCAAGCAGCGGAGGCACTTTGTCCGTTCTACCCGACACTTGAGGATCTGCGCCGACAGGTCATCGCATGCTCAACCATTTAG